Within Sorghum bicolor cultivar BTx623 chromosome 2, Sorghum_bicolor_NCBIv3, whole genome shotgun sequence, the genomic segment catacaaagattcgatgcgatgtggaatcttgaaaatttttgggaactaaacaaggcctgagtaccAGAGAACTCCGTGTTTGAAAACCGATTGCTTTGTGTTCAAAGACCAAATGAGTACCATAGACTTCGTGTTTAAAGACCGATTACAGTGTGTTCTTTGCTCTAGGgttgtaagagcatctccaagagtatcTTATTTTTTCTCCTAAAAACATGTAGTTTTGCATCTTCTAAAAAGGTACCGAGAGAAAAAAAGAGGCCACCTCCCAGAGTTTTCAATAATCCAATCCTAAAATATAGAAGACAATTTTAGATCAGGAATCATATACTATTTCTAAATTATCGTAACCACTTTTAGATATTCTTTCTCTATCATACATTTGCATCAGGAACCCTCTCATATTCCTAAGTTTTCCCACACTCTTCAACATTAGATTGACCGCGACAGGGGAGGATTTCTTAAGTGCCTAAATTTTAGGAGCATGGATTAGGAGTTGCTGGAGAGGTTTTTTCTCAACTTGCTAAAAAGAGGACCATGAAGGGAAATAGGGTACTCTTGGAGTCCGCACATGGAATAGGCCTACACATGCGTAGCACCTTATTTATACTTTTTTCTTCACTTTGTGTAAAAGAGGTTAATCTAGAGGTGCTATATTTGGAACAACAAGGATTATATAGTTGGCCTTCACCCTCCTAAACTCCAAGGTGTTATTAAACCCACCAACTACAACCACACATAAGCTACTTGGACCACACATGGGCCAACTTCACAACTGCTACAGGCTACTAGTGGGATGAGATGTTACAAGGCCATCTTGGGCCATGGCCCACATAAATTTTACAAACTTATATATGAAATATTAGATTATTATATGCTAAACTAGACAATGATGTTATTTTCACGAACATTCATGCTTCGGTGCAGCATTGCAAGACAATTTTTAAAACTAAGTTTGCCCTAGTTATTATAGGGCCATAGCAAATTATCATTCTCTTATTGATTTGTGGCTAGAAGCTTATGTgtaatattttctattttttaatCTTTTTTGCCTCTTTATTTTATATTATGGAACCTTTTTGTACCTTTTTTATTGCAATGAAGCACAGTAGGGGGTAAAATCCTCCCTGTTTccctttaaaaaaaatcatgtaCCTTGCTTACCTGCTTTGTACAAGCTCGATCGTCCTTGTAGGCTTTTTTTAATTAGTTATTTTGGAACCTCGGAGagcctgaggccttgtttaattcgtgaaaatttttagattcaGTTACTGTAGTACATTTGCTTGTATatagtaattattgttcaaccatggactaattagacttaaaagattcatctcgcaatgcaattatacaattagttattttttatctatattaatgctccatatatacgtataaagattcgatatgacgaggatcttgaaaatttttggaactaaacaaggcaggcATAGAAAAAACTAGAAATTTGAGAGCTGCATCAGAGACTCGACGTCTCGACCACGACCACGCCTGAGGCAGAGCAAGGAAGCTAGGTGTGCTGTAGGATATCCTTTCCGATACAACTATAGGAGAGACCACTGGAGAGATAATAGTTTACTGATCCTTCCGATGTTGATACTAGCTTGCTATCTCATATCCAATATTCCAACTGTTCCTAGCTATAGATTCAGCAAACTATTATCTCTCCAGTGGTCAGTGCGTgcgtaaataaaaataattaaagagCAAGAAGTGTAGTATAGGGCGGGGTACAAGTACAACGCATCTTGTATTGGTCCTCCTCCCATGCGCGCGATGGGATGCACTAACATCAACTGGCCATGCATAGCTATCTTCGGGGTTCCCATCGTGATGTTGAGCTCAACGTAAACATCTCATGTCTgtcaccaaggccttgtttagtttctgaaaaattttgtaaaatttttcagatttcccgtcacgtcgaatctttagacgtatacatggagcattaaatatagatgaaaattaaaactaattgcacagtttgatcggaattgacgaaacgaatcttttgagcctagttagtccataattggacaatatttgtcaaatacaaacgaaagtgttattattcctattttgcaaaattttttggaagtaaacaaggcccaaagaaaaaaaatccgaCAATTAGCTAGCTACTAGTAGGGTGATGACTGATGAGCATTGCTCGATCACGAGGTTCTTGATCGAAAACGAAAACGCGAAGCCTCCAATCGAggacgctgctgctgctgtctcTCGTAGTACGGTAGGGGGTAGGGGACCTTTTcattcttgggccttgtttagttcccaaaaaattttacaaaatttttcacattttccatcacatcgaatctttaaacgcatgcatagagtattaaatatagatgaaaataaaaactaattgcacagtttggtcggaattgatgagacgaatcttttgaacctagttaatcaatgattggacaatatttgtcaaatacaaacgaaagtgctacagtgtcgatttcacaaaatttttcggaactaaacaaggcccgacgtTTGGTAGTCGGCAGCATGGATTTCGACGTGTTACGGCCGGGGGCGGTCCGATCCGAATCCGACATGCCAATCATATCCCCAATAATCTCTAGTCCCAAAACCCAAACAATCCGGCTGCACCTGCAACAGgcatcccctcccctccccttcgCTCCCCTTGTTTTTGTTTCCGTCGTTGTCGTCGCCGTTATAAAGAGGGGCAGCTCCCTGCGCCGTTCGCCTCATCACTCCCTCACAAACCCAGTCACCCACCTCCCCCACTTGCCTCTTCTCCTctcccagcagcagcagcagcgacgcaGTCCTGCGGCACTGCCTCCAGTTTCGCAGCACCATTCCCATAGGCGGCCATCGCTGTTGATCACCCGGCGGCCCTCCTTCCTGCCATCCAAACCTGCTCTAAGCCTGCGCAACAGCAACGAACGTACAGAAGACGTCGATCGATCGATGGCCGCCAGCGTCGTCGACGGCAATGGAGGCAGCGGAGGGCTGGTGGTGACGGAGCTGGGCCACGTCAAGGAGCTAGCGAGGCAGCTGGAGGCGCAGCTGGGCGGCTCCTCGCCCGACCTCTGCAAGCACCTCGCCTCGCAGATCTCCTCCATCGCCGAGCGCTCCATCAGCCTGCTCATCACCACCTCCTCCGGCCTCGCCGGCGCCCGGAAGCGCTCCGCCGTGCCCTTCGTCAAGGGCACCAAGAAAAGGTATCCATTCCATCGAGGGAGCTTCACGATTAAGAAACAGAAACCCGTCTCTGTTTGCTGAGTGGTTCTATGTGAACTTGAATTGCAGGAAGACCATGGACAAGAAGAGGCATGAGGTGAGGGTGAGCTCGGCGGCCGGCGACCACCCGGCCGACGACGGCCACAGCTGGAGGAAGTACGGCCAGAAGGACATCCTTGGAGCCAAGCACCCAAGGTTGCCATTTGATTTGACACAGTTCCTATCTATCAAaagatttttcttttctttttttttctagactTCAGAGCCTAATCTCATTTGCACGTGTTCTTATCGCAAGTGGAATCGAAATCATTTCCTCCTGCTTTCTTATCAACTTTTGATGGCGGGCCTCCAGTCTTGTCTcgctgaaaaaaaaaagtgctGCCTCTGTTTGTTTGTGTTGTTTGCAAGTGTTTGGCTGGCCTCCACTTATTCTTTGTGCAAATCGGATTGGTGATGCTACTTTTTTGCAAATCTTGTTCTGGATGCACAAGCAAAACCTCTCCTTTTTTTCCCCCAAAAACAAACAAAGATTCTGGGCCTGAGTCTGACCTGACGTGATCCGTGCAAACATTGCAGGGGATACTACCGCTGCACGCACCGGCACTCTCAGGGATGCGCGGCGACGAAGCAAGTGCAGCGCACCGACGAGGACCCGACCTCCTTTGACGTCGTCTACCTCGGCGACCACACCTGCGTTCAGAGCcagtgggcggcggcggcgggccagGCTGCCGCGGACGCGCTGGCGCCGGAGTACAACGGCAAGCCGGGCACCAACCTGACGGTGAAGACCGAGGGGCCGACCGTGGAGCCAGCTGAGCAGCAGGTGCAGGGCTGGGACGCGCCCACGCCCTTCTGCTTCTCCTCcacgccggcgacggcgacggcgagctgGTGCCTCGTGCCGGAGCTCAGCCCCCCTTTCTCCGCGCCGTCCACGTCCAACAACTGGGGCGTCTCCCCGGCGACCTCGGACTCCAACCACGTCGTCTCTTTCCCGCCTTTCGAGGTCGCCGGCGACGACGTGCAGTTCGGCCGGTTCGAAGAAGTCATGTCAGCGATCGACAGAGCCGACGGCGACGGGTTCCTCGACGACCTCGACATTGACGTCTCAAGCTTCTTGGTGTGATCTGAGTGTAATGCAACTGATGAACACTAGGAAATGGGAATCTGAGGCAGGCAGCTGGGCGATGTGGCATTCTGGCCTCCCTTCGGTTGCTCTGCCGTTTGTCCAGGGGCAGAGGAGGGAAGAACGCAGCATGTTCCTCGTTCAGTGGCAGTGCCTGTCATAAACCTTAGAATATCAGAGTAGTGAGTGCCCCTTATGTCTTTTTTTCGGTCGAGGGTTGCAAGTAAATAGTAATTTCGTAATAGTGCTGTCAATTTTTAAGCTAAACATGTTAGTTTCTTCTTGTGAATTTAATATCTTCCAACAATTTGCGTGATATTTAATCTGATTAACCCCCCATGAATATTCGATCATGTATAATTGTTTTTCATCAAGAGAAAGCTACTTCGTACTCATACAGTCACACTGACCAGTACTTAGTACTTCAAGTGCGTGGGTTTGCAATAGAGAAAGTGAAAGTACAAGTCTCCATTCAGAGCACAATACGTATGGTGGCATTCTCTTTCTTTGGGCTCCAGCTCTAGACCCCTTTGGTTCCGTTTCTTaatctatttttatttttgcaaaag encodes:
- the LOC8054578 gene encoding probable WRKY transcription factor 17, whose amino-acid sequence is MPIISPIISSPKTQTIRLHLQQASPPLPFAPLVFVSVVVVAVIKRGSSLRRSPHHSLTNPVTHLPHLPLLLSQQQQQRRSPAALPPVSQHHSHRRPSLLITRRPSFLPSKPALSLRNSNERTEDVDRSMAASVVDGNGGSGGLVVTELGHVKELARQLEAQLGGSSPDLCKHLASQISSIAERSISLLITTSSGLAGARKRSAVPFVKGTKKRKTMDKKRHEVRVSSAAGDHPADDGHSWRKYGQKDILGAKHPRGYYRCTHRHSQGCAATKQVQRTDEDPTSFDVVYLGDHTCVQSQWAAAAGQAAADALAPEYNGKPGTNLTVKTEGPTVEPAEQQVQGWDAPTPFCFSSTPATATASWCLVPELSPPFSAPSTSNNWGVSPATSDSNHVVSFPPFEVAGDDVQFGRFEEVMSAIDRADGDGFLDDLDIDVSSFLV